CGGTTTCCTCGGGGCTGTACTTCACGCTCTTCCGGAGCGGCGGCTCCTCGGAATCGAAACGGGTGACGCTCATCCGCTGACGCCGCGCGCGGGGTAAAACGACCGGGGCGGGCCTTACGGGGTCCGCCCCTTTTTTCGCGCCCGGACCTCCTTCGCCTCTCCCCTTTTTCGCGCGTATCGTGTAATCTAACGGGAGGACACGGAACGAGAAAGACAGGCGGACGGTTCCCCGTCCGGGCAAGGAGGACCTTCGATGGCGTCGTTTTGGAAGCGGTTGTTCGGCGGCGGGCACGGGGAGCCGGTCATCATCGTCTCCGGCCTTCCCCGCTCCGGGACGTCGATGGCCATGAAGATGCTCGAAGCGGGCGGGTTCGCCCCCGTCCAGGACGGCATCCGCACGGCGGACCTGGACAACCCGAAGGGATACTACGAAGACGAGCGGGTCAAGGACCTGCACAAGATGGAAGACAAAAGCTGGGTGCGAAACGCCCGCGGAAAGGTCCTCAAGGTGATCTCTTTTCTGTTAAAGGATCTCCCTGAGGAGAACGACTACAAGGTGATCTTCATGCGGCGGGAGGTGGCCGAGGTTCTCGCTTCGCAGAACAAGATGCTCGACCACCGCGGCGAGGAGTCCGAGACCGAGGACGCCCGCATGGCCGAGATCTACCGGGATCACCTGGAGAAGGTGGATGTTCTGCTCCGGACCCGCGAGAACTTCACCTGGATCGACATTCCCTATAGCGAGGCGATCCGAAACCCTCTCGAGCAGGCGGACAGAATCAACCGCTTCCTCGGCGGCGGGATGGACGTGCGGAAGATGGCCGCCGTGGTCGATCCGGAACTCTACCGGAACCGCGCCTGACCGGAAACGG
This is a stretch of genomic DNA from Candidatus Eisenbacteria bacterium. It encodes these proteins:
- a CDS encoding sulfotransferase family protein, with the translated sequence MASFWKRLFGGGHGEPVIIVSGLPRSGTSMAMKMLEAGGFAPVQDGIRTADLDNPKGYYEDERVKDLHKMEDKSWVRNARGKVLKVISFLLKDLPEENDYKVIFMRREVAEVLASQNKMLDHRGEESETEDARMAEIYRDHLEKVDVLLRTRENFTWIDIPYSEAIRNPLEQADRINRFLGGGMDVRKMAAVVDPELYRNRA